The following are from one region of the Streptococcus sp. 1643 genome:
- a CDS encoding phosphatase PAP2 family protein — protein sequence MRDKQTFLMKGSFALLLFVLLGYMVKFYPETLVGFDQPLQTALRGDLPDYLTVLFRALTHLIDIPVIITWVAIAAFIFYRKQWKIESYFMAGNLALAGLLIVTFKNIYQRPRPAILHLVEEKGFSFPSGHSLAVTLMVGTLIVILSQRIKDLVWRKIVQIVLGVYLVSVLLSRVYLGVHYPSDVLASFCVGLGVLFIEFPFYDKLRFQWRFKGKQK from the coding sequence ATGAGAGATAAACAAACATTTTTAATGAAGGGCAGTTTTGCCCTTTTACTTTTCGTCCTTCTTGGCTATATGGTTAAGTTCTATCCTGAAACGCTGGTCGGTTTTGATCAACCTCTTCAGACTGCTCTTCGTGGAGACTTGCCAGATTATTTGACAGTTCTGTTCCGTGCGCTTACGCATTTGATTGATATTCCAGTAATCATCACCTGGGTTGCCATCGCAGCCTTTATCTTTTATCGTAAGCAGTGGAAGATAGAAAGCTACTTCATGGCGGGCAATCTAGCCTTAGCCGGTCTTTTAATCGTGACCTTTAAAAATATCTACCAGCGCCCACGGCCAGCTATTTTACACTTGGTAGAGGAGAAGGGATTTTCTTTTCCAAGTGGCCATTCTCTGGCAGTGACTCTGATGGTAGGGACTTTGATTGTCATTCTCAGTCAACGGATTAAAGATCTGGTTTGGAGAAAAATTGTGCAAATCGTCCTTGGGGTCTACCTAGTCAGTGTGCTTCTATCTCGGGTCTATCTGGGAGTTCACTACCCATCAGATGTTCTTGCCAGTTTCTGTGTGGGCTTGGGAGTCTTGTTTATCGAATTTCCTTTCTATGACAAGCTTCGCTTCCAATGGCGATTTAAAGGCAAGCAGAAGTGA